In Panicum virgatum strain AP13 chromosome 4N, P.virgatum_v5, whole genome shotgun sequence, a single window of DNA contains:
- the LOC120670260 gene encoding PH, RCC1 and FYVE domains-containing protein 1-like isoform X2 — protein sequence MASEFLKNGPFDRDVEQAITGLKKGTHLLKYGRRGKPKFCPFKLSNDETMLIWYTGKVERQLRLNQVSRIIPGQRTAIFQRYPRPDKEFQSFSLIYGHRSLDLICKDKDEAEAWFVGLKALISRWVMETKDGKVSDNPAKHIQQVSPLLFPFYGNDAKKSDRSRISAGSIGASSSVSSGGADTSSGGASGVSYSRSVSSSSYGSGDDFDSSGDVFIWGKGVGAYASHTSGNLHDSRSDLSSPKALDSTFLLDIRSIACGSKHLVLVTKQGEIYSWGEELGGRLGHGVDADVCHPKLIRALSGIIIESVACGEFHTCAVSFCGDLYTWGDGTHYSGVLGHGNDTAHWIPKKVYGPLEGLHISLVSCGQWHTAIVTSLGQLFTFGDGVFGALGHGDRLSTNIPRQVNSLKGMRVLRAACGTWHTAAIVEIVDFLDPAAATKLFTWGDGDRGQLGHVDREARFIPACVASLLEPSFCLVACGHDSTVALSTSGQVYTMGSNAFGQLGNPKTDGKFPTLVGGIISSSFIEEIACGSHHIAVLTSKAEVYTWGRGANGRLGHGDSVNRNTPTLVEALKDKLIKSVVCGADFTAAISLHKCASGLDQAVCSGCHLQFGFRRKRHNCYNCGLVFCKACSSRKSTRASLAPDSFKPYRVCDECYTKLSTVADGKNLRNSGLLEGNPHQLSREATDPDKSLRSRLSKLLTCDSFKPDGKYSLGTGQLPLARIRNMNRSTTNLIGQSKELISSCVPTSKVGSHSQPTSPLSSGPSSPNPIRQENKLSENLTEEVARLKSQVNKLTHKSELLEDELAKANNQLREVRATADLENLKCKAANEIISVLKTQIKAMTPRPECTSKGSWADHVSKLFGSHPRDNNLQDVHRPPDSSGQQAHRSSCNGNSIVADAEWIEQVEPGVYITVFRSPAGQKYLRHVRFSKRRFTEQQAELWWANHRSTLQEQYGILPGDSIFLSRTIREKG from the exons ATGGCTTCAGAGTTTTTGAAGAATGGTCCCTTTGATAGGGATGTTGAACAG GCAATAACAGGCTTGAAGAAAGGGACGCATCTGTTGAAATATGGCCGCCGAGGAAAACCAAAATTCTGTCCGTTCAAACTTTCAAAT GATGAAACTATGCTCATCTGGTACACTGGGAAAGTGGAGAGGCAATTGAGACTCAATCAAGTTTCAAGAATAATACCTGGGCAGAGGACG GCTATCTTCCAGCGATACCCAAGACCTGATAAGGAGTTTCAGTCATTTTCCCTTATATATGGCCATAGATCATTAGATCTG ATTTGCAAAGACAAGGATGAAGCGGAGGCATGGTTTGTTGGTTTAAAGGCACTTATTTCTCGATGGGTGATGGAGACAAAAGATGGGAAAGTGTCTGATAACCCAGCTAAGCATATTCAGCAAGTTTCACCATTGTTGTTTCCATTTTATGGTAATGATGCCAAAAAAAGT GACAGGAGTAGAATAAGTGCAGGGTCTATCGGTGCTTCTAGCTCCGTCTCATCTGGAGGTGCAGATACATCCAGTGGAGGAGCATCTGGAGTTAGCTATTCAAGATCAGTAAGTTCATCCAGCTATGGATCAGGTGATGATTTTGATTCGTCGGGGGATGTTTTCATTTGGGGAAAAGGTGTCGGTGCTTATGCTTCACATACATCTGGAAATCTGCATGATTCTAGGAGTGATCTATCTTCACCAAAGGCGCTGGACTCAACGTTTTTGTTGGATATTCGCAGCATAGCTTGTGGGAGTAAGCATTTAGTGCTTGTTACCAAACAAGGAGAAATATACAGCTGGGGGGAAGAGTTAGGGGGTAGGCTTGGACATGGAGTTGATGCTGATGTTTGTCACCCTAAGCTTATCAGAGCTTTGAGTGGAATAATTATTGAATCTGTTGCCTGCGGGGAATTCCATACTTGTGCTGTCTCTTTTTGCGGGGATCTCTACACGTGGGGTGATGGCACACATTATTCTGGTGTTCTTGGTCATGGAAATGATACTGCTCATTGGATTCCAAAGAAGGTCTATGGCCCTTTGGAAGGTCTGCACATATCTTTAGTATCATGTGGACAATGGCATACGGCCATTGTGACATCATTAGGCCAATTGTTCACCTTCGGTGATGGAGTATTTGGTGCACTGGGCCATGGAGATCGCCTAAGCACAAACATCCCAAGGCAAGTGAACTCTCTGAAAGGAATGCGTGTTCTGCGTGCAGCTTGTGGCACTTGGCACACAGCTGCAATAGTTGAGATTGTAGACTTTCTTGATCCTGCTGCAGCCACCAAACTATTTACATGGGGAGATGGGGACAGAGGTCAGCTTGGACATGTCGACAGAGAAGCAAGGTTCATACCAGCCTGTGTGGCATCGCTTTTAGAACCTAGTTTTTGCCTGGTAGCTTGTGGGCATGACTCTACTGTTGCTCTATCAACCTCTGGGCAAGTGTACACCATGGGCAGTAATGCTTTTGGGCAGCTTGGAAATCCAAAGACTGATGGAAAGTTCCCTACTCTTGTTGGAGGGATCATCTCTAGTAGTTTTATTGAAGAAATAGCATGTGGTTCTCATCACATTGCTGTGCTGACTTCTAAAGCTGAAGTTTATACTTGGGGCAGGGGTGCAAATGGTCGTTTAGGACATGGAGACAGTGTCAATCGAAACACTCCAACTCTTGTTGAAGCTTTAAAAGATAAGCTAATCAAGAGTGTAGTTTGTGGAGCTGATTTCACTGCTGCTATATCTCTCCATAAGTGTGCATCCGGTTTAGATCAGGCAGTATGCTCTGGCTGTCACTTGCAATTCGGTTTTAGAAGAAAACGACACAACTGTTATAACTGTGGTTTAGTTTTTTGCAAAGCATGCAGCAGTAGAAAATCAACGAGAGCTTCTTTGGCACCTGATTCATTCAAGCCGTACCGGGTATGCGATGAGTGCTACACCAAACTCAGTACTGTGGCAGATGGAAAAAATCTGAGAAATTCAGGGCTTCTTGAGGGAAATCCTCATCAATTGTCCAGGGAAGCCACTGATCCAGATAAGAGTTTGCGGTCACGACTGTCTAAGCTTTTGACTTGTGATTCGTTCAAGCCCGATGGTAAATACTCACTGGGTACCGGCCAACTTCCTCTAGCTCGCATACGAAACATGAATCGGAGTACTACGAACTTGATTGGACAGTCCAAGGAGTTGATATCTTCTTGCGTTCCTACCTCAAAAGTAGGCTCTCATTCCCAGCCAACATCGCCTCTGTCCTCCGGACCAAGTTCGCCAAATCCTATCCGACAAGAAAATAAGTTAAGTGAGAATCTTACTGAAGAAGTTGCTAGACTGAAGTCCCAG GTGAACAAGCTGACCCACAAATCGGAACTACTTGAAGATGAACTTGCAAAGGCTAATAATCAATTAAGGGAGGTCAGGGCTACTGCTGATTTAGAAAACTTGAAGTGCAAAGCAGCGAACGAAATTATCAGTGTCCTTAAAACTCAG ATCAAAGCTATGACACCAAGACCTGAGTGTACTTCGAAAGGCAGTTGGGCTGATCATGTATCTAAGTTGTTTGGAAGTCATCCCCGCGATAATAATTTGCAGGATGTTCATAGGCCACCTGATTCCAGTGGCCAGCAGGCTCATCGATCGTCCTGCAATGGAAATAGCATTGTAGCTGATGCAGAATGGATCGAACAGGTTGAACCTGGTGTTTACATCACTGTGTTCCGCTCACCTGCAGGTCAGAAGTACCTCAGGCATGTGCGTTTTAG TAAGAGACGTTTCACAGAACAACAAGCAGAACTATGGTGGGCCAACCACCGATCAACCCTACAAGAGCAATATGGTATTCTGCCTGGAGACAGTATCTTCCTATCAAGAACAATTCGCGAAAAGGGATAG
- the LOC120670260 gene encoding PH, RCC1 and FYVE domains-containing protein 1-like isoform X1 produces MASEFLKNGPFDRDVEQAITGLKKGTHLLKYGRRGKPKFCPFKLSNDETMLIWYTGKVERQLRLNQVSRIIPGQRTAIFQRYPRPDKEFQSFSLIYGHRSLDLICKDKDEAEAWFVGLKALISRWVMETKDGKVSDNPAKHIQQVSPLLFPFYGNDAKKSDLQNVNAHEVIGFGNIFSDVICTGQDRSRISAGSIGASSSVSSGGADTSSGGASGVSYSRSVSSSSYGSGDDFDSSGDVFIWGKGVGAYASHTSGNLHDSRSDLSSPKALDSTFLLDIRSIACGSKHLVLVTKQGEIYSWGEELGGRLGHGVDADVCHPKLIRALSGIIIESVACGEFHTCAVSFCGDLYTWGDGTHYSGVLGHGNDTAHWIPKKVYGPLEGLHISLVSCGQWHTAIVTSLGQLFTFGDGVFGALGHGDRLSTNIPRQVNSLKGMRVLRAACGTWHTAAIVEIVDFLDPAAATKLFTWGDGDRGQLGHVDREARFIPACVASLLEPSFCLVACGHDSTVALSTSGQVYTMGSNAFGQLGNPKTDGKFPTLVGGIISSSFIEEIACGSHHIAVLTSKAEVYTWGRGANGRLGHGDSVNRNTPTLVEALKDKLIKSVVCGADFTAAISLHKCASGLDQAVCSGCHLQFGFRRKRHNCYNCGLVFCKACSSRKSTRASLAPDSFKPYRVCDECYTKLSTVADGKNLRNSGLLEGNPHQLSREATDPDKSLRSRLSKLLTCDSFKPDGKYSLGTGQLPLARIRNMNRSTTNLIGQSKELISSCVPTSKVGSHSQPTSPLSSGPSSPNPIRQENKLSENLTEEVARLKSQVNKLTHKSELLEDELAKANNQLREVRATADLENLKCKAANEIISVLKTQIKAMTPRPECTSKGSWADHVSKLFGSHPRDNNLQDVHRPPDSSGQQAHRSSCNGNSIVADAEWIEQVEPGVYITVFRSPAGQKYLRHVRFSKRRFTEQQAELWWANHRSTLQEQYGILPGDSIFLSRTIREKG; encoded by the exons ATGGCTTCAGAGTTTTTGAAGAATGGTCCCTTTGATAGGGATGTTGAACAG GCAATAACAGGCTTGAAGAAAGGGACGCATCTGTTGAAATATGGCCGCCGAGGAAAACCAAAATTCTGTCCGTTCAAACTTTCAAAT GATGAAACTATGCTCATCTGGTACACTGGGAAAGTGGAGAGGCAATTGAGACTCAATCAAGTTTCAAGAATAATACCTGGGCAGAGGACG GCTATCTTCCAGCGATACCCAAGACCTGATAAGGAGTTTCAGTCATTTTCCCTTATATATGGCCATAGATCATTAGATCTG ATTTGCAAAGACAAGGATGAAGCGGAGGCATGGTTTGTTGGTTTAAAGGCACTTATTTCTCGATGGGTGATGGAGACAAAAGATGGGAAAGTGTCTGATAACCCAGCTAAGCATATTCAGCAAGTTTCACCATTGTTGTTTCCATTTTATGGTAATGATGCCAAAAAAAGT GACTTGCAAAATGTCAATGCTCATGAAGTCATTGGATTTGGAAATATTTTCTCTGATGTGATATGCACTGGACAGGACAGGAGTAGAATAAGTGCAGGGTCTATCGGTGCTTCTAGCTCCGTCTCATCTGGAGGTGCAGATACATCCAGTGGAGGAGCATCTGGAGTTAGCTATTCAAGATCAGTAAGTTCATCCAGCTATGGATCAGGTGATGATTTTGATTCGTCGGGGGATGTTTTCATTTGGGGAAAAGGTGTCGGTGCTTATGCTTCACATACATCTGGAAATCTGCATGATTCTAGGAGTGATCTATCTTCACCAAAGGCGCTGGACTCAACGTTTTTGTTGGATATTCGCAGCATAGCTTGTGGGAGTAAGCATTTAGTGCTTGTTACCAAACAAGGAGAAATATACAGCTGGGGGGAAGAGTTAGGGGGTAGGCTTGGACATGGAGTTGATGCTGATGTTTGTCACCCTAAGCTTATCAGAGCTTTGAGTGGAATAATTATTGAATCTGTTGCCTGCGGGGAATTCCATACTTGTGCTGTCTCTTTTTGCGGGGATCTCTACACGTGGGGTGATGGCACACATTATTCTGGTGTTCTTGGTCATGGAAATGATACTGCTCATTGGATTCCAAAGAAGGTCTATGGCCCTTTGGAAGGTCTGCACATATCTTTAGTATCATGTGGACAATGGCATACGGCCATTGTGACATCATTAGGCCAATTGTTCACCTTCGGTGATGGAGTATTTGGTGCACTGGGCCATGGAGATCGCCTAAGCACAAACATCCCAAGGCAAGTGAACTCTCTGAAAGGAATGCGTGTTCTGCGTGCAGCTTGTGGCACTTGGCACACAGCTGCAATAGTTGAGATTGTAGACTTTCTTGATCCTGCTGCAGCCACCAAACTATTTACATGGGGAGATGGGGACAGAGGTCAGCTTGGACATGTCGACAGAGAAGCAAGGTTCATACCAGCCTGTGTGGCATCGCTTTTAGAACCTAGTTTTTGCCTGGTAGCTTGTGGGCATGACTCTACTGTTGCTCTATCAACCTCTGGGCAAGTGTACACCATGGGCAGTAATGCTTTTGGGCAGCTTGGAAATCCAAAGACTGATGGAAAGTTCCCTACTCTTGTTGGAGGGATCATCTCTAGTAGTTTTATTGAAGAAATAGCATGTGGTTCTCATCACATTGCTGTGCTGACTTCTAAAGCTGAAGTTTATACTTGGGGCAGGGGTGCAAATGGTCGTTTAGGACATGGAGACAGTGTCAATCGAAACACTCCAACTCTTGTTGAAGCTTTAAAAGATAAGCTAATCAAGAGTGTAGTTTGTGGAGCTGATTTCACTGCTGCTATATCTCTCCATAAGTGTGCATCCGGTTTAGATCAGGCAGTATGCTCTGGCTGTCACTTGCAATTCGGTTTTAGAAGAAAACGACACAACTGTTATAACTGTGGTTTAGTTTTTTGCAAAGCATGCAGCAGTAGAAAATCAACGAGAGCTTCTTTGGCACCTGATTCATTCAAGCCGTACCGGGTATGCGATGAGTGCTACACCAAACTCAGTACTGTGGCAGATGGAAAAAATCTGAGAAATTCAGGGCTTCTTGAGGGAAATCCTCATCAATTGTCCAGGGAAGCCACTGATCCAGATAAGAGTTTGCGGTCACGACTGTCTAAGCTTTTGACTTGTGATTCGTTCAAGCCCGATGGTAAATACTCACTGGGTACCGGCCAACTTCCTCTAGCTCGCATACGAAACATGAATCGGAGTACTACGAACTTGATTGGACAGTCCAAGGAGTTGATATCTTCTTGCGTTCCTACCTCAAAAGTAGGCTCTCATTCCCAGCCAACATCGCCTCTGTCCTCCGGACCAAGTTCGCCAAATCCTATCCGACAAGAAAATAAGTTAAGTGAGAATCTTACTGAAGAAGTTGCTAGACTGAAGTCCCAG GTGAACAAGCTGACCCACAAATCGGAACTACTTGAAGATGAACTTGCAAAGGCTAATAATCAATTAAGGGAGGTCAGGGCTACTGCTGATTTAGAAAACTTGAAGTGCAAAGCAGCGAACGAAATTATCAGTGTCCTTAAAACTCAG ATCAAAGCTATGACACCAAGACCTGAGTGTACTTCGAAAGGCAGTTGGGCTGATCATGTATCTAAGTTGTTTGGAAGTCATCCCCGCGATAATAATTTGCAGGATGTTCATAGGCCACCTGATTCCAGTGGCCAGCAGGCTCATCGATCGTCCTGCAATGGAAATAGCATTGTAGCTGATGCAGAATGGATCGAACAGGTTGAACCTGGTGTTTACATCACTGTGTTCCGCTCACCTGCAGGTCAGAAGTACCTCAGGCATGTGCGTTTTAG TAAGAGACGTTTCACAGAACAACAAGCAGAACTATGGTGGGCCAACCACCGATCAACCCTACAAGAGCAATATGGTATTCTGCCTGGAGACAGTATCTTCCTATCAAGAACAATTCGCGAAAAGGGATAG
- the LOC120670260 gene encoding PH, RCC1 and FYVE domains-containing protein 1-like isoform X3, with amino-acid sequence MLIWYTGKVERQLRLNQVSRIIPGQRTAIFQRYPRPDKEFQSFSLIYGHRSLDLICKDKDEAEAWFVGLKALISRWVMETKDGKVSDNPAKHIQQVSPLLFPFYGNDAKKSDLQNVNAHEVIGFGNIFSDVICTGQDRSRISAGSIGASSSVSSGGADTSSGGASGVSYSRSVSSSSYGSGDDFDSSGDVFIWGKGVGAYASHTSGNLHDSRSDLSSPKALDSTFLLDIRSIACGSKHLVLVTKQGEIYSWGEELGGRLGHGVDADVCHPKLIRALSGIIIESVACGEFHTCAVSFCGDLYTWGDGTHYSGVLGHGNDTAHWIPKKVYGPLEGLHISLVSCGQWHTAIVTSLGQLFTFGDGVFGALGHGDRLSTNIPRQVNSLKGMRVLRAACGTWHTAAIVEIVDFLDPAAATKLFTWGDGDRGQLGHVDREARFIPACVASLLEPSFCLVACGHDSTVALSTSGQVYTMGSNAFGQLGNPKTDGKFPTLVGGIISSSFIEEIACGSHHIAVLTSKAEVYTWGRGANGRLGHGDSVNRNTPTLVEALKDKLIKSVVCGADFTAAISLHKCASGLDQAVCSGCHLQFGFRRKRHNCYNCGLVFCKACSSRKSTRASLAPDSFKPYRVCDECYTKLSTVADGKNLRNSGLLEGNPHQLSREATDPDKSLRSRLSKLLTCDSFKPDGKYSLGTGQLPLARIRNMNRSTTNLIGQSKELISSCVPTSKVGSHSQPTSPLSSGPSSPNPIRQENKLSENLTEEVARLKSQVNKLTHKSELLEDELAKANNQLREVRATADLENLKCKAANEIISVLKTQIKAMTPRPECTSKGSWADHVSKLFGSHPRDNNLQDVHRPPDSSGQQAHRSSCNGNSIVADAEWIEQVEPGVYITVFRSPAGQKYLRHVRFSKRRFTEQQAELWWANHRSTLQEQYGILPGDSIFLSRTIREKG; translated from the exons ATGCTCATCTGGTACACTGGGAAAGTGGAGAGGCAATTGAGACTCAATCAAGTTTCAAGAATAATACCTGGGCAGAGGACG GCTATCTTCCAGCGATACCCAAGACCTGATAAGGAGTTTCAGTCATTTTCCCTTATATATGGCCATAGATCATTAGATCTG ATTTGCAAAGACAAGGATGAAGCGGAGGCATGGTTTGTTGGTTTAAAGGCACTTATTTCTCGATGGGTGATGGAGACAAAAGATGGGAAAGTGTCTGATAACCCAGCTAAGCATATTCAGCAAGTTTCACCATTGTTGTTTCCATTTTATGGTAATGATGCCAAAAAAAGT GACTTGCAAAATGTCAATGCTCATGAAGTCATTGGATTTGGAAATATTTTCTCTGATGTGATATGCACTGGACAGGACAGGAGTAGAATAAGTGCAGGGTCTATCGGTGCTTCTAGCTCCGTCTCATCTGGAGGTGCAGATACATCCAGTGGAGGAGCATCTGGAGTTAGCTATTCAAGATCAGTAAGTTCATCCAGCTATGGATCAGGTGATGATTTTGATTCGTCGGGGGATGTTTTCATTTGGGGAAAAGGTGTCGGTGCTTATGCTTCACATACATCTGGAAATCTGCATGATTCTAGGAGTGATCTATCTTCACCAAAGGCGCTGGACTCAACGTTTTTGTTGGATATTCGCAGCATAGCTTGTGGGAGTAAGCATTTAGTGCTTGTTACCAAACAAGGAGAAATATACAGCTGGGGGGAAGAGTTAGGGGGTAGGCTTGGACATGGAGTTGATGCTGATGTTTGTCACCCTAAGCTTATCAGAGCTTTGAGTGGAATAATTATTGAATCTGTTGCCTGCGGGGAATTCCATACTTGTGCTGTCTCTTTTTGCGGGGATCTCTACACGTGGGGTGATGGCACACATTATTCTGGTGTTCTTGGTCATGGAAATGATACTGCTCATTGGATTCCAAAGAAGGTCTATGGCCCTTTGGAAGGTCTGCACATATCTTTAGTATCATGTGGACAATGGCATACGGCCATTGTGACATCATTAGGCCAATTGTTCACCTTCGGTGATGGAGTATTTGGTGCACTGGGCCATGGAGATCGCCTAAGCACAAACATCCCAAGGCAAGTGAACTCTCTGAAAGGAATGCGTGTTCTGCGTGCAGCTTGTGGCACTTGGCACACAGCTGCAATAGTTGAGATTGTAGACTTTCTTGATCCTGCTGCAGCCACCAAACTATTTACATGGGGAGATGGGGACAGAGGTCAGCTTGGACATGTCGACAGAGAAGCAAGGTTCATACCAGCCTGTGTGGCATCGCTTTTAGAACCTAGTTTTTGCCTGGTAGCTTGTGGGCATGACTCTACTGTTGCTCTATCAACCTCTGGGCAAGTGTACACCATGGGCAGTAATGCTTTTGGGCAGCTTGGAAATCCAAAGACTGATGGAAAGTTCCCTACTCTTGTTGGAGGGATCATCTCTAGTAGTTTTATTGAAGAAATAGCATGTGGTTCTCATCACATTGCTGTGCTGACTTCTAAAGCTGAAGTTTATACTTGGGGCAGGGGTGCAAATGGTCGTTTAGGACATGGAGACAGTGTCAATCGAAACACTCCAACTCTTGTTGAAGCTTTAAAAGATAAGCTAATCAAGAGTGTAGTTTGTGGAGCTGATTTCACTGCTGCTATATCTCTCCATAAGTGTGCATCCGGTTTAGATCAGGCAGTATGCTCTGGCTGTCACTTGCAATTCGGTTTTAGAAGAAAACGACACAACTGTTATAACTGTGGTTTAGTTTTTTGCAAAGCATGCAGCAGTAGAAAATCAACGAGAGCTTCTTTGGCACCTGATTCATTCAAGCCGTACCGGGTATGCGATGAGTGCTACACCAAACTCAGTACTGTGGCAGATGGAAAAAATCTGAGAAATTCAGGGCTTCTTGAGGGAAATCCTCATCAATTGTCCAGGGAAGCCACTGATCCAGATAAGAGTTTGCGGTCACGACTGTCTAAGCTTTTGACTTGTGATTCGTTCAAGCCCGATGGTAAATACTCACTGGGTACCGGCCAACTTCCTCTAGCTCGCATACGAAACATGAATCGGAGTACTACGAACTTGATTGGACAGTCCAAGGAGTTGATATCTTCTTGCGTTCCTACCTCAAAAGTAGGCTCTCATTCCCAGCCAACATCGCCTCTGTCCTCCGGACCAAGTTCGCCAAATCCTATCCGACAAGAAAATAAGTTAAGTGAGAATCTTACTGAAGAAGTTGCTAGACTGAAGTCCCAG GTGAACAAGCTGACCCACAAATCGGAACTACTTGAAGATGAACTTGCAAAGGCTAATAATCAATTAAGGGAGGTCAGGGCTACTGCTGATTTAGAAAACTTGAAGTGCAAAGCAGCGAACGAAATTATCAGTGTCCTTAAAACTCAG ATCAAAGCTATGACACCAAGACCTGAGTGTACTTCGAAAGGCAGTTGGGCTGATCATGTATCTAAGTTGTTTGGAAGTCATCCCCGCGATAATAATTTGCAGGATGTTCATAGGCCACCTGATTCCAGTGGCCAGCAGGCTCATCGATCGTCCTGCAATGGAAATAGCATTGTAGCTGATGCAGAATGGATCGAACAGGTTGAACCTGGTGTTTACATCACTGTGTTCCGCTCACCTGCAGGTCAGAAGTACCTCAGGCATGTGCGTTTTAG TAAGAGACGTTTCACAGAACAACAAGCAGAACTATGGTGGGCCAACCACCGATCAACCCTACAAGAGCAATATGGTATTCTGCCTGGAGACAGTATCTTCCTATCAAGAACAATTCGCGAAAAGGGATAG